The region AAGTATGAGCGTGGGATTGAGAGGTCAGGTGAAAACACGGACAATAGCGGTGCTGACCAACCTCGTATATCAATAGGCCCCCCTGTGCCACCGAAAACGAGACAGCCCCCGAACCCTTTTAATGTTGTCACCTATCCCGACTTTGCTTCAATCAAAGCCAGCGGTACAAACTTTAGGACTTATGTAGCTGAAAATGATGCTTTGTTTAAGGACACTGATCGGGGGAACGACGAGAGCGCCCAACGCGCTGTCCTTTGGCGCACATACAAAGGCAGCTTCACTAAGTCGTCCGCCGTGAAAGTGTGGCGCAAGGATGAATATGTATTTGCACCAGAAGATCGAAAACTGAGTTTGGGCGGGGAAGCTATCAGACAGCGAATGGACGACATATACTGGAATCTGAACCCGCAGCCATTCATATCTATCACAGATATAGAAGTGCGCCTATGGACGCAAAACTTGCCACAAGCAGTACGAGACCGAATGTTGAACGAAGATGGCCGACTCGACATTGACCTTGCACGAGGCCGGCTGCATCGCCTATTCGTTGGTGAATTTGTAGAGCTCATAAGGCCAGGAGAGCAGCATGCGGAAAAGAACAGAGGGCTTCTCGCGGTCTGGCGCAGAGAATACGGGGAAAAGTACGGACAAAAATTCAAGAATGATGAGGAAGCGGTTGATGCGTTTATAAAAAGGTATGGACAGGATACCGAAGCTCTGACAGAGCCTTTCCTCGCAGCAAGTCCACTTCATTGGCCACCAAAGGATTATCTTAGGACGCTCAACAACCCTGGGACTGGGACTGGGACTGGGACTGGGACTGggagtgagagtgagagtgagagtgagagtgagagtgagatTGAGAGTGGGAGTGGGAGTGGGAAAGAGAAGGATAATAACagggagaaggagaagaggaaggcAACCTCCCCTCCCCAAAGTCCGCCaaaaagaagaagcagaaggagACGGAGAAGGGGAAGAGGAAGGCAACCTCCCCTCCCGCAAGTTCGCTAAAtaagaagaagcagaagaagtGATTACTGGTTTAGTGGGTGAGCAGAGTGTGCAAGTTTCTTGTAGTAATGTACTTCAGTTTTGCCCTTGTTATTGTAGTAAAGCTGGAATTTTGCTTCAACTGCTAAGATGACGTTCGTAAAGTGCGTGATAGGAGGATGGAGAAGAGCCGGGTGAGGTTGTAAGGTTGCTATTCTCTGTATGACTCATATGCCTTCGTTTCAACTCTCCTGTTACGTTTCTCCCTATCTGACACGTTTCTTTGAGTCTTCTCGGTGTCTTTTCGACTTGTGCTTCGTCTACTCGCGCCGGCATCGTTGGTTGATTACGGGTTTCGCTTTTCGACTGGCGATATCCTTGGTAGAGCTTCTCGTAGTTGCTTTCGATCTTGCTCAGTTGGAGTGAGACCGAATTTCTCCTCGGCCTTGTCGGATAGGTAGAGACCAGCGGCTGCATATGCCATGATGCCCACGCCAATCATCATGCGCGTCTTGGGCTGTATGCTCTTGAACCACCTGGACGATTAGCTAGGAATCGGGACTGTAGTCTGGCTGCGACGTACTGCCAAACAGCCATGCTGACATGCGGGGAGTGAGACGGCGGAGCTTCCAAGAATCGCAATGTGCGATGCCAACGCAAAAGTGCACAACGCCAAGCCAGAGTCCATCAGGAACGCGTCGCATACCAAACTAATGTCGCACTCACAGAGATTTGCAGCTGACGTGGACATTCCAAATCTAGTCCTTAAAGCCCTCGTCCCACGCACATGATGACATGGTAGCTTTTGGAACGCCCGCCTCTATTGCCGCACCTCCGCATTACCTCCGCAACCGTCTGGACAGATGTTGGCGCTATTACCACCCGCAACTTGAAGGGCTTCTGCCAGCAACCATAAGCATAAGGCCTTGAACCCATTCTCCAAATATGCCCGGCTTCCGCCGCTGGGGCAAATCCAAATTCGAGCGGAATCCCGAGTCGTCGTTCAAGCTCCTCGCCGCCATCATCGTCATCACCCTCTACCTGCTCTTCAAGGAGTTTCAGAACCCGACTATTCGCGACAGAGACGTGCCGTCTGTCGGCGCGCAGATACAATATGCAAATTGGAATGGCACGGGAAAGGCGGAAGAGGCGCGCGCAAAGAGCGTGCGGGATGCGATGAAATACACCTTCTGGAAGTACCGGGAGAATGCATGGGGTTGTGACGATGTCCTGCCTGTGTCGGGTGGAAACTCGACGTCCAGGAATGGCTGGGGCGCTTTCATCGTTGACTCGGCTAGTACTTTGGCTCTCATGGGACTGTGGGACGAGCTGGCGCATTCGCTCGAGCACATACTGGCCATTGACTTCACCCAAGCAACAAACCTCGTAGACCCGTTCGAGACCACGATACGCTATCTAGGCGGCCTCCTGTCGGTCGTGGAAATATACGACGTCGGAATGATACCGGAAGATGTACTGACGGGCGAGGCGCGCGATCTGATACTCGAGCATGCCATCACTCTGGCAGAGAAGCTTGCTCCAGCATACGATACCCCTACCGGCATGTTATGGCCTCGCGTAGATTTCAGCACCGGACAGGGCGAACCAGACCCCCATTTCATTCTAAAAGACGACCCAGCAGAGCGCGAGTTCGAACATCCGGCCATAGGCCCTGCCCGAGCTGGCTCCTCCATACTCGAGAACCGCGTCCTTACCAAACTGACCGGCGACCACATCTACACGCAAAACTCCACAAACGCCTGGGCATCCCTCGTATGGTCGCACTGGAAGACACCATGGCCAGGCATGGTCGACGCTCCCATCGACATCATGAGTGGACAGCCCGTGGGCCGACACCGACACTGGGACGGCGGCCACGACTCGTACTACGAATACCTAGTCAAAATGACGCTCCTCGCCCCTCCCTCTGACCCGCACCTATCTGCATATAAAACAACTTTCTTGCAAGCCGCCTACTCGCTGCGCAAGCATCTCAGCTCGCGCTCCGCCCCCGCCGCCGAACACTACACCCAACACCTCTACATTGGCCGCCAAAACGACAAACGCTACGAAAACCACCAGGGCCACCTCGCCTGCTTCGCCCCGGGAACTGTGCTCCTCGCCTCCAGACTCTACGACCAACCCCACCTCCACACCTTTGCACTCGCTCTCCTCGAAGGCTGTCATCACGCATACACCAGCACGCCCACGAAAATCGGACCAGAGTCGTGGTCCTGGATCCCGAAATTCAGTTACGACACTCCTCTCTACATGCCAGAGACGACGCGCCAGAAGAACGAAGCGCTCAAGAGTGGGATCTGGGCGAGGGAACCCGCATACAAGGGTAGACCAGAGTATGTGGAGAGTCTGTTTTACGCGTGGCGTATTACGGGCGAGCAGCGGTATAGGGAGTGGGCGTGGGAGGCATGGCAGGCGCTAGAGAAGCATTGCAAAGCACCGTACGGGTATGCGCAGTTGAAGGATGTCTACGATGCGAAGGAGACGGGGAAAGAGGGTGGGAATTGGGTGGATATGCAGGAGAGCTTTTGGCCGGCTGAGACGCTGAAGTACCTCTGGTTGACGTTTTCGGACGTCGAAGTGGCGAGTTTGGATAGTTGGGTTTTTAGTACTGAGGGACATGTTTTTAGGATGATGAGATAGCGAAGACGGGATGGAAGACGGGATGGAAGATTGGATAGAAGATTGGAGGTGGAAAGGTGGATGAAGATGGGAGCGGGCAAAAGAGGTTATGGGAAGTCAGCATTGTAGACCAGTGTTGACTCGGTCTGCGCTGCACTGCATTGTGACATTGGGGCGTTTTATTTAGCTGGCTGGCGTCCTTGATACCCGGTTCCATTGCGTTGTATTAGTACAAGTACAGCAAAGTTCATTAAAAAAAAATACGAAGACGATATCTGAGAAAACAAGTCTTTTTTTATATTCAAGCTCACTCTGTAACCTCCATGTAACCCAGTCTTTATCCATTCCAAACGTTGAACCAATGTAGGATTTCCTCTGCAACCCTTGTGCACTCCATTCACCCCCGTCGATGCCAAAGCACATTCGTATAATACGGCCCTTGTGTCATTTCCCGCGCGTACTTTGCATAGCGCATTGGGTCTTCCGGTGGCGTGACAAGTATAGTTCGCGCGTTCTGCACCTCATCTATCTTATCCACATCCTTCACCTCGTCTACGTCTTTGTCTTCTGGTTTTACTGCTGTATGTGGTTTGCCAGGCTTGTTAGGTTTAGTCTCTTGTCGGACGGTAGTAGCAGTGGTGTTGGTGTCAGATGACGCTGCTCCAGTGGCATTAGGCGAAGGCGAAGATGAAGGAGAAGGCGGAGGAGCAGGGGTAGGGACGCCATCTTTACCGTTATGGACAACGGTGTAGGCTGCAGTACCTTTTCGAGTTGTAGATGTAGATGTAGAAGATTTGGAGTTCTGGGATGCGGCGCTACGTTGGCTACGACAGCGCTTTAGTCGGTGCGAAAAGGACATGAATGTGTCTATGTGTCTTTGGTGTTTTTGTTGGTACCGAGAATAGAGTTGTAGTTGTGGTTGGGATTTCAAGAGGGAAGGTGGACTGGAAAGGGAAGTGAACATTGACAAATTTAGGAAGTGAACATTGACAAATTTAGGAAGTGCATGTGGATGTACAGTGATGTCCGAAGAAGTTGGAAGACATGATATAGTGAAGGGTGAAGGGAAGCGGAGAAACGCACTTGTGGAGTGAATGTGTGGATACAAAGTTTGGAAATTTTCTGTGAATATTACTGCGCCGTAAAAAGGTCATAAAGACTAGGGGAAAGGTGTACGCATGAAGAGCACAGCAACGTGCTAAAGTGGAAGAAACCAGATATGAGGACATCTCAACCCTGAAATCACTCCATCACGCCGTTCTCCCTTCtcatcttctaggtactcctTCCTGTCCTTCCACACTCCCCCCTAACTGCTCTCATAAGAAATCAAAGGTCGAAACTCCTCGGTAGAGCTCTCGTCATATCATGTAATCCATGCTCGTTAAATTTAGCACGCTCCTCTTCTCCCCGCTCCCCCATCTACCCCCTAAATCTCCCCTCCATCCCAATCCAATAATGCCCCGCGTCATGAAACCCCCTCCTCCCACTTGTCGTCCCTGCCGCCATCGCAGACCCAAATCCAGAACCATATCCATATCCCCATCCATAATCAAATCCGGAATCGAGACCAGGAGTGTACGCAGCTcgtgatgatgatgatgatgatgatgatgatgtgaGTGGCGTTTTAGTCTGAGGCTGAGAACCTTGTTTCTTTTGTGAAGGCGTAGATGAGGACTTCGATGAGAATGTTGCCGGAAGCTCAGAGGGCCTAGACTCGTTTGGGAGTGAGGAGAAGAAGTTACCCATTTTTTGAGGTTGGAAGGATGGTTGGGTGTTGCATGAATGTGGAGTGCTGTAATGGAAGCGTGGAAGTGTTGTGTGTATTGCTTTTTTACTTCCTTTTGTATTACGAAACGTTGTACAGGAAAGAAGATCCCAGAGACGAGGAAGACATACATACCAGCCTTCCGTCATCTACCAAGGTTCGGAGAGATCTTTTTCGACCAAGCCATGGATTGTGACTGAGACTGTGTGGTTTGGACCACGGTACTGGTACCGTGCTTGGCGTACGGTACCAAACTTAAGAGCCAGAGCTTGTGACATGATTTCTTGGAACAGTGTATCGAATGTGAGGTTTACTGGTATCGGAATTTTGAATGTATGCGGCTTCGTTCAAGTGTGCGCGGCTGTGGACTTGGAGGTTATCGGCGGGAGAGTTCTTCAAAGATGCGGTGGTGAACGTTCCCACTTTCACATTGTGCAAGACTTTTCGGGATGTGAATAGAGCGGTAGGTGTGTCATCTCGTGTACCGGTAGTTGTTCAGCCAACGTTCTCGGCGCCATTTTGTCCACTTCTCCACTGGAGTGCGGTTTGTGGCAGTCCCGCATGTTATGCAGTTTTTAGTCTAGTGGATGGAGAAGGCTGTGAAGATCTTTTCAAATCAGTTCAGCACTTAGATTTCAGTCACCACGCCATACTGTTAGCGATGCAGTACACAACATGTACAATTGGACTAGGATTAATCTCATTAAACGAGGGGGCTGCATATCTACACTGCGCTACTGACGACACTGTCGCGTGACGCCCCGAAAATTAAGCCCGTGGCTTAACTAGGCAACCACACCACTACCAAGCCATCATGCGCGCTCCACTCTGGTACCGCACCTGGGGCCCAAGTAAACAAAAGAGGGAAAAACACACGCATCTATCTGCTGATTCATGCTGGGTATATATCAAAAATGGAGTAATACGCTACACGTGAACGAAAGTAATGGAAAAAGCGGGAGAGAGAGGCCAATAACCGGTTTCCACCCCGGAGTGGCCAAGGAAAATTCCCCGGAAGGCCCACCAATGGTTGTTTGTGGGGTTGTCGTTGAAGTGTGGCTTGCACTCGGAATGTGGGGTGATTTAGCCTCGGTTCCGGATGATGTGTCGTACGAAACCTCCGAAATGCCGGAATTTGGTCTGGCTTCCGAGCGGAGACAACCGTGGTGTTATTTGTGATAGCTGATATGGCGCCTTGTAAGGACAAGGCCTTTTGCGCTTGTGACCGCGTAGAGATGTGAACGTGTTGCAGACAAGGCATCAAAGCAAGTAAAAAGAAACGCCTCATGCACCGTGTTTTGGGAAGGAGACAAAGAACTTCCAGGTTCTCTGTCGCATCCTCCATCAAACGGTGCCCATTAGGAATTTCCAGTGGAAGTCTTCGCAAGTTATGTCGACAGCGGGGTTCATGTCGCGTAGACTCGGCAGCTTCTCCCCTCCATTCAGTGCGCCGCCGTTGATCTTGGGCAAGGCCAGATTGTGTAACAAAGAGACGGTGCGTCCTGAACCTGTCGCAAGCTCGAATGTGGTACCATTTGGGCTACTCATACCTTGTGCATTATGCAGCGCGATTCTCATGGCGGACGTGATTCGGCGGAACCGCTCAAAAGCATCCTCGCTGTTATCCCGAACGCCATGGTGGTGAGGCATCTGCGATGATAGCAGGTCACGGAAGTGGTCGAATGTCTTTGTAATTTGCAGCTCGGCAGGGTCCCAGCCGGGCATTGGCGATGCGTGCAGTACCAGTTTACTCAGGTTTGTAAGAGTGTTTACTAGATTGAGCCAGTCAACCAGAGAAACGAACTCAAAGTGGGTGGAAGTAAGCTTTGTGGTGTTGTCGAGGAACTGCTCGACCGATCGAACCAAGGTAACGCGAAGCGATAGTTGGAAGCCCGAGGCCCATGGTGTGTTTTCTCGATCTGAAAACTCAACAGTAGCTGCCTTCCGATATAGTTGGATACGCGCTGCGAGTTGGAGCCAATGTAATGTTGCTAGTAGTGTTAGTACTGCATAGCCATAACATGTTGTTGTTACTTACTGAAGTCATTCGCTCGTAGCTTGACAGCCAACTGGATGTTCTCCCACTTTTCACTCAAGCGCTTTACTTGAGTGCGGACAATTACCGCTTGCTCAATCTGATTTCGGAACGTCTCCTCGACATCTTCCATGTACTGACAAACGTCCATGATGATAGGGAGGACGGCGTCTGACTTGTTCTCCCAGGAAGCAGCTAGTTCTGAAGCATAGGTTCGAAGTGTGCTAGTGTGTGACATGGAGCGTGCCTTGCCAGGTTGCATGAGGTCTATATTAGATGACAGGTAGTAACACCCAAGGTAGGCCCGCTTCGCTTCTCTATCCCAGATGTCATTCTTGTGCATAGGACTCCTTACAGTTCTGGCCAAGGCATCTAGACCTAGATCATTGGCTATGCCCAAACATAGCTGAAGGAGCATGGTAATTGAAACAGCCTGAGTGTCCATGTAGTGATGATGCCACGCGATGAAGACCAGCAACCCTTGTAGTAGATCAAGACTCTTTTCACCCTTCATGATCTTGGCCATGGCCACTTTGCGGAAATCTTGACTTAGCGTCTGCTGGAGCACCACGGAATCATAGGAAGATACCGTCAACACGGCAAAGGTCAACATCGGTCTGTGCTGAAAGAGGTCCTGACAGCGATAGTCCCTAGGTAACAGCACAAATGGAAAAAAGTCGGCCATGCTGCGGTATGTATCGAGCAAAGCTTGCATATGTACCAAGGTGATGGACCTGATAACTGGATCTAGTCGTCCGAGACAGGATACGGTGTCGTTCATGGAATCCCAGAATGGCGATGAATTTTCAGGCTGCGGACTATGGGCGGAAAGGGCCGATGTCCTGGGAATAGACGATATAGACATGGGTTGAGATACGACTGGaattggtgttgttgtttgCTGAGAAGTTTCTAGTGTGGGGAGTTGCGAGGGTAGACTGGGTGGAGCCGGAGAAGGCGGGAGTGTTGCGACGATTGTTGACAACTTTTCCAGCTTCTTGTCAAACTCGCGCAGCTTAGTAGGTAACGGGCCATCGCCGCGCGCCTTTGCTGGCCGTCTGCGCGCAACATGTTCTACACATTCCACTCTAGCCTTTTGGCATCTGGGCACGTGTTAGTTTGTGTTGAGCCACTCTACGGGCGGGCAGACTTACCTCTGGCAAACACTGGGCGTGTCGGAGCGAACACAACGTACCTGGAGAAGACATGTCAGCAGCTAAAGATATATAGTCGGACTACAAGGATGGATTACCTTGTGTTTTCGGCAACGTTCGCACGCAAAAGCGTTCCCAATCCGCCCTTCTTTTGCCTCCATGCTGGAGGAGAGGCCGGTAGTTGTGGGAGAGGGAGAACCATCGGTCTCCGGTTGCGCGTTCGCGCTCATGTGGGGAAGTCCGATCATGTGCCAAGTCCGGGGTCAAGGTTCCAGTGTGAATAGAGGCCCTAGAACGCGCGTATTAGAAGTACGCGGTGTGACTAGGACGCTGAAAAGCCGATAGGCAGGA is a window of Pyrenophora tritici-repentis strain M4 chromosome 2, whole genome shotgun sequence DNA encoding:
- a CDS encoding Zn-clus domain containing protein encodes the protein MSANAQPETDGSPSPTTTGLSSSMEAKEGRIGNAFACERCRKHKVRCVRSDTPSVCQRCQKARVECVEHVARRRPAKARGDGPLPTKLREFDKKLEKLSTIVATLPPSPAPPSLPSQLPTLETSQQTTTPIPVVSQPMSISSIPRTSALSAHSPQPENSSPFWDSMNDTVSCLGRLDPVIRSITLVHMQALLDTYRSMADFFPFVLLPRDYRCQDLFQHRPMLTFAVLTVSSYDSVVLQQTLSQDFRKVAMAKIMKGEKSLDLLQGLLVFIAWHHHYMDTQAVSITMLLQLCLGIANDLGLDALARTVRSPMHKNDIWDREAKRAYLGCYYLSSNIDLMQPGKARSMSHTSTLRTYASELAASWENKSDAVLPIIMDVCQYMEDVEETFRNQIEQAVIVRTQVKRLSEKWENIQLAVKLRANDFTTLHWLQLAARIQLYRKAATVEFSDRENTPWASGFQLSLRVTLVRSVEQFLDNTTKLTSTHFEFVSLVDWLNLVNTLTNLSKLVLHASPMPGWDPAELQITKTFDHFRDLLSSQMPHHHGVRDNSEDAFERFRRITSAMRIALHNAQGMSSPNGTTFELATGSGRTVSLLHNLALPKINGGALNGGEKLPSLRDMNPAVDITCEDFHWKFLMGTV
- a CDS encoding Glyco-hydro-47 multi-domain protein, whose protein sequence is MPGFRRWGKSKFERNPESSFKLLAAIIVITLYLLFKEFQNPTIRDRDVPSVGAQIQYANWNGTGKAEEARAKSVRDAMKYTFWKYRENAWGCDDVLPVSGGNSTSRNGWGAFIVDSASTLALMGLWDELAHSLEHILAIDFTQATNLVDPFETTIRYLGGLLSVVEIYDVGMIPEDVLTGEARDLILEHAITLAEKLAPAYDTPTGMLWPRVDFSTGQGEPDPHFILKDDPAEREFEHPAIGPARAGSSILENRVLTKLTGDHIYTQNSTNAWASLVWSHWKTPWPGMVDAPIDIMSGQPVGRHRHWDGGHDSYYEYLVKMTLLAPPSDPHLSAYKTTFLQAAYSLRKHLSSRSAPAAEHYTQHLYIGRQNDKRYENHQGHLACFAPGTVLLASRLYDQPHLHTFALALLEGCHHAYTSTPTKIGPESWSWIPKFSYDTPLYMPETTRQKNEALKSGIWAREPAYKGRPEYVESLFYAWRITGEQRYREWAWEAWQALEKHCKAPYGYAQLKDVYDAKETGKEVPLVDVFGRRSGEFG